The Drechmeria coniospora strain ARSEF 6962 chromosome 02, whole genome shotgun sequence genome has a segment encoding these proteins:
- a CDS encoding putative aspartate--tRNA ligase, which produces MLVDCSAEPSASLQSDVRVGFVGKRRNVGKHLAFADLTTPSGEVIQICSNADADAAAHEKFRQIPAFSPVRIEVRSQPPPSTPSRDSDGSKPTYHLRDIRPLNSVPKDLIVTPDVQFPPTKRHLQLRFHPELQARLRFRSWLKGALNQALLEKGFLDVETPTLFKSTLEGAREFLVPTRQRGTAYALSQSPQQYKQVLMASGMSRYMQWARCYRDEDLRADRQPEFSQLDMEWAFADASLVRQDVTDMMLKALSALHPSSSYRDVRGERIPLLSEIPADSSSAGGRAAHEITTITFAESIAAYGSDKPDLRIPNRIHRIESLDSIRGFVGMITHLPDPQVEAFTFALSGCSPAEARKFVVNFMDNLPPSLAENADGKPQIMIHDSRQPLAGFSSLGFEYQSILDQISGGREINDGDLVVFQAREKPSGQYCLGSTKLGDIRSGLWKALVEAGFMTRPPRLGEAGSLRFAWITEFPMFKPVEEGEPGQGGAAGISASHHPFTAPLSAADLELLFTDPLQAKSAAYDLVLNGTEIGGGSERNHIPEVQDFIMRDVLRMTDQRIQDFAHLFDALRSGCPPHAGFALGFDRLVALMTDTPTVRDVMAFPKTMKGEDPFVKSPSRLRDEQLVPYGLQLRKKE; this is translated from the exons ATGTTGGTAGATTGCAGTGCCGAGCCATCTGCCAGCTTGCAGTCCGACGTCCGTGTTGGCTTCGTCGGGAAACGACGCAACGTTGGCAAGCACCTCGCCTTTGCCGATCTCACCACGCCGTCGGGCGAGGTGATACAAATATGTTCcaacgccgatgccgacgcagcGGCGCACGAAAAATTTCGACAAATACCCGCCTTTTCACCCGTTCGCATCGAGGTGCGGTCGCAGCCCCCGCCGAGCACGCCGAGCCGAGACTCGGACGGCTCGAAGCCCACGTACCACCTGCGTGATATACGACCGCTCAACAGCGTGCCGAAAGACCTCATCGTGACACCCGACGTGCAGTTTCCTCCGACAAAGCGGCATCTGCAGCTTCGCTTTCACCCCGAGCTGCAGGCCCGACTCAGGTTTCGCTCCTGGCTGAAGGGTGCGCTGAACCAGGCGTTGCTGGAGAAGGGGTTCTTGGACGTCGAAACTCCCACGCTGTTCAAGTCTACCTTGGAGGGCGCCAGGGAGTTTCTCGTGCCCACGAGACAACGGGGGACGGCGTACGCTCTGAGCCAAAGCCCTCAGCAGTACAAGCAGGTCCTCATGGCCAGCGGCATGTCGCGGTACATGCAGTGGGCGAGGTGTTATCGCGACGAGGACCTGCGGGCCGATCGACAGCCAGAATTCTCACAG CTCGACATGGAATGGGCGTTTGCGGACGCGTCGTTGGTCAGGCAAGATGTGACCGACATGATGCTGAAAGCGCTATCCGCTCTGCATCCGTCTTCAAGCTACCGGGATGTCCGCGGGGAGAGAATACCGCTGTTGTCGGAGATCCCGGCCGACTCTTCATCCGCCGGGGGGCGAGCAGCGCACGAAATTACGACGATTACCTTTGCCGAGAGCATCGCAGCGTACGGATCAGACAAGCCGGACCTGCGAATACCCAACCGAATACACCGCATTGAAAGTCTAGATTCCATCCGTGGCTTTGTCGGCATGATCACGCATCTACCTGACCCTCAGGTCGAAGCCTTCACCTTTGCCCTCAGCGGCTGCTCACCTGCCGAAGCTCGCAAGTTTGTCGTCAACTTCATGGACAACTTGCCGCCCTCCTTGGCCGAGAACGCCGATGGCAAACCTCAAATCATGATTCACGATTCCAGACAACCCCTGGCAGGGTTCTCGTCGCTCGGGTTCGAGTATCAGTCGATACTGGATCAGATATCCGGTGGACGCGAGATCAACGACGGGGATCTTGTGGTCTTCCAAGCACGAGAGAAACCGTCTGGTCAGTACTGCCTCGGGTCGACGAAATTGGGCGACATTCGGTCTGGGTTGTGGAAGGCGCTTGTCGAAGCAGGCTTCATGACGAGGCCTCCTCGGCTGGGAGAGGCGGGTTCCCTGCGGTTTGCATGGATAACGGAGTTCCCCATGTTCAagcccgtcgaggagggcgagccCGGTCAGGGCGGCGCAGCAggcatctcggcctcgcACCACCCGTTCACGGCGCCGCtgtccgccgccgacctcgagctgCTCTTCACCGATCCGCTGCAGGCGAAGAGCGCCGCGTACGACCTTGTCCTCAACGGCACCGagatcggcggcggcagcgaacGCAACCACATCCCCGAGGTGCAGGATTTCATCATGCGCGACGTTCTTCGGATGACGGATCAGCGGATACAAGACTTTGCCCACCTCTTCGACGCGTTGCGCTCCGGCTGCCCGCCGCACGCCGGCTTCGCCCTCGGATTCGACCGTCTGGTGGCGCTGATGACGGATACACCCACGGTGAGAGACGTCATGGCCTTTCCCAAGACGATGAAGGGAGAAGATCCATTTGTGAAATCGCCGAGCCGGCTGAGGGATGAGCAGCTGGTGCCATACGGGCTGCAACTGAGGAAGAAGGAGTAG
- a CDS encoding putative U3 small nucleolar RNA-associated protein 11, whose product MSSMRNAVQRRPHRERAQPLERRRLGLLEKHKDYSLRAQDYNKKKVQLKALRNKAADRNEDEFYFGMMSRKGPGSRIQDGKRWSGTVQGDRGNKVLDMDTARLLKTQDLGYVRTMKQVLSKQVKKLEEQVVLTRGLDRLDEGEGGDDDADDDDDDDDGMPVRVKPKAPRKIVFVDDEEEREDAMELALEQEENDDHKNAEAEDDDDETFERERSHRRLKRQLENSRQKLKTLAEAEIQLQVQQAKMAKTATSGGTTRRGKKIKVRTRKR is encoded by the exons ATGTCATCCATGCGAAATGCCGTCCAGCGGCGGCCGCACCGCGAGCGTGCGCAACCCCTCGAGCGCAGGCGTCTCGGACTCCTCGAAAAGCACAAG GACTACTCCCTCCGAGCCCAAGACTACAATAAAAAGAAGGTTCAGCTCAAGGCGCTGAGGAACAAGGCGGCGGATCGCAACGAGGATGAGTTCTACTTCGGCATGATGTCCCGCAAGGGACCCGGGTCGCGCATCCAGGACGGCAAGAGGTGGTCCGGCACCGTCCAGGGTGATCGTGGCAACAAGGTCCTAGATATGGACACGGCACGCCTTCTGAAGACGCAGGACTTGGGGTACGTCCGTACAATGAAGCAGGTCTTGTCGAAGCAGGTCAAGAAATTGGAGGAGCAGGTCGTCCTAACTCGGGGCTTGGATCGGttggacgagggcgagggcggtgatgacgatgccgacgacgacgacgacgatgacgacggcatgcCCGTGCGAGTCAAACCCAAGGCGCCGAGAAAGATCGTTTttgtcgatgacgaggaggagcgcgAGGACGCCATGGAGCTAGCACTCGAGCAGGAAGAAAACGACGACCACAAAAATGCAGAGGCtgaagatgacgacgacgagacttTCGAACGCGAAAGATCACATCGGCGACTGAAGAGGCAGCTCGAAAATTCGCGACAGAAGCTCAAGACGCTCGCAGAGGCCGAGATCCAGCTGCAAGTTCAACAGGCAAAAatggccaagacggccaCCTCGGGCGGCACAACGAGAAGAGGCAAGAAGATCAAAGTCCGGACGCGAAAGCGGTGA